A region from the Candidatus Eremiobacterota bacterium genome encodes:
- a CDS encoding TonB-dependent receptor translates to MTAFGLFAVLGGPMCVAPALAQSGPVAQAAPAAFALVSGVVTSTSGTPLSGVTITFNGPQNATATTDGNGRFSVNLATGVYSAVATKGGYQTGTTDEIAVTAGTPLNVTIRLQPSSFESLQQIGRVSSRASTAARTSFNVTPASQDVITAQVFQDNASTQLRDELNQTPGIISALPPAVNPASPGAITFPNIRGALSFETAALIDGHPLAVSDFGDFVTTFLNPAVFSGVEVIKGPGAAAPEIQRAIGGTVNFRTLSPTARPAGDITFGVDSFGGSYSTLRYTNTLLNGKLGIALVYAVDGTPGPPGTTSYQVFSLPDAFSVYHDSHGNLVTPAKPPPPSQQPNPPTQNNKNNNAVVPVLAFGALAPDTFTTHNELVKLRYNLSSATSITASYLGEQGWSDQNGNNGDYVPTNFSPGAAYSGSYPTGPTVVYKNPFGYGDEWELDNEPIFQGEFRTSFHNDSILARYYHAGIVRDQNNGGRFATQMSPVWNVKLYGTQTNGAPLNGLDPFGQPYRAQETSGWAFQSNEEDKIYGYSFEYDHPVGPKGDLITFAADTNHTDGHSYNPFGSEATATVPKGSTQDVTTYLLRGQVGFGERLNATLAYYLTDFRAHFGFGNFPIATAKTPSPTPTLAFGDQNFYHSDARIGLAYRASRDLSLRFAIGSAVAPPYLAVLSTPNKPALICGVPGQAISPTCPSGVGPGTAAVASTTGANVLPEVSFGFDVGGDMRLRNDPSTVLTLDLYRENLFNQFVKTTFANGTIAVPALGSAPAGTYPLYVNQFGNLSRARYEGIELGINRAPPVGFGYVAQGAVLRGYALGVPPGGYPGKPGIVNDVNFTDQSVSNQAIPYAQGYGEISYRTASNALVLFGATYYGPNNDWDLPAVWFFSGSLRFPIHDKYTTFQMSVDNLFNRDSDLFPTNFAGIQIPFQGGQYYATTLKNYGPRQFKFQISHSFGR, encoded by the coding sequence ATGACGGCTTTCGGTCTTTTTGCGGTGCTCGGCGGGCCCATGTGCGTGGCGCCGGCGCTCGCGCAGAGCGGGCCGGTCGCCCAGGCGGCGCCCGCCGCTTTCGCACTGGTCAGCGGCGTCGTGACCAGCACCTCCGGCACGCCGTTGAGCGGCGTGACCATCACCTTCAACGGGCCGCAGAACGCGACCGCGACCACGGACGGCAACGGCCGCTTCAGCGTAAATTTGGCCACCGGCGTCTATTCCGCCGTCGCGACGAAGGGCGGCTACCAGACAGGAACGACCGACGAAATCGCCGTCACGGCCGGAACCCCGTTGAACGTCACGATCCGCCTGCAGCCCTCGTCCTTCGAGTCGCTGCAACAAATCGGCCGGGTCTCGTCGCGAGCATCGACGGCGGCGCGCACGTCGTTCAACGTCACGCCCGCTTCGCAGGACGTGATCACTGCGCAAGTGTTTCAGGACAACGCGTCGACACAGCTGCGGGACGAGCTGAACCAGACGCCGGGAATCATCAGTGCGCTGCCTCCGGCGGTCAATCCCGCCTCGCCCGGCGCCATCACGTTTCCGAACATTCGCGGCGCGCTGTCCTTCGAGACCGCCGCGCTGATCGACGGTCACCCCCTGGCCGTCTCCGACTTCGGCGACTTCGTGACGACCTTCCTGAATCCGGCCGTCTTCAGCGGCGTCGAAGTGATCAAGGGACCCGGCGCCGCCGCGCCGGAGATTCAGCGCGCGATCGGCGGGACGGTCAACTTCCGCACGCTGAGCCCCACCGCCCGACCGGCCGGCGACATCACCTTCGGCGTCGACAGCTTCGGCGGGTCGTACTCGACGCTGCGCTACACCAACACGCTGCTCAACGGCAAGCTCGGGATCGCGCTGGTTTACGCGGTCGACGGAACACCCGGACCGCCGGGAACGACGAGCTATCAGGTGTTCTCGCTGCCGGACGCGTTCTCGGTCTACCACGATTCACACGGCAACTTGGTGACGCCGGCCAAGCCGCCGCCGCCATCGCAGCAACCGAACCCGCCGACCCAGAACAACAAGAACAACAACGCGGTTGTTCCCGTGCTGGCGTTCGGGGCGCTCGCACCCGATACGTTCACCACGCATAACGAGCTCGTGAAGCTGCGGTACAACCTCTCGTCGGCGACCTCGATCACGGCCTCGTACCTCGGCGAGCAAGGCTGGTCCGATCAGAACGGCAACAATGGCGACTACGTACCGACGAACTTCTCCCCCGGCGCCGCGTACTCCGGATCGTATCCGACCGGCCCGACGGTGGTCTACAAGAATCCCTTCGGCTACGGCGACGAATGGGAGCTCGACAACGAACCGATCTTCCAAGGCGAGTTCCGCACGTCGTTTCACAACGACAGCATCCTGGCGCGCTACTATCATGCGGGGATCGTGCGCGACCAAAACAACGGTGGCCGCTTCGCCACCCAGATGAGCCCGGTGTGGAACGTGAAGCTGTACGGGACCCAGACCAACGGCGCGCCGCTGAACGGGCTCGACCCGTTCGGACAGCCGTACCGCGCGCAAGAGACGTCGGGCTGGGCGTTTCAGTCGAACGAGGAGGACAAGATTTACGGCTACTCGTTCGAGTACGACCACCCGGTCGGACCAAAGGGCGACCTCATCACGTTCGCAGCCGACACGAACCACACCGACGGGCATTCTTACAACCCGTTCGGCAGCGAGGCGACGGCGACCGTGCCGAAAGGCTCGACGCAGGACGTTACCACGTATCTGCTGCGCGGTCAGGTCGGGTTCGGCGAGCGCCTCAACGCGACGCTCGCGTATTATCTGACCGACTTCCGCGCGCATTTCGGATTTGGCAACTTCCCGATCGCCACCGCGAAGACCCCGAGTCCGACGCCGACGCTTGCGTTCGGCGATCAGAACTTCTACCACAGCGATGCGCGAATCGGCCTGGCCTATCGGGCTTCGCGCGACCTGAGCTTGCGGTTCGCGATCGGCTCGGCCGTTGCCCCACCGTATTTGGCAGTCCTCTCCACGCCGAACAAGCCGGCGTTGATCTGCGGCGTGCCGGGGCAGGCTATTTCGCCGACGTGCCCGTCCGGGGTAGGTCCGGGAACGGCGGCCGTGGCCTCGACCACCGGCGCAAACGTGCTCCCTGAGGTTTCCTTCGGCTTCGACGTCGGGGGCGACATGCGGTTGCGGAACGATCCCTCAACCGTGCTGACGCTAGACCTCTACCGCGAGAATCTCTTCAACCAGTTCGTGAAGACGACGTTCGCGAACGGAACGATTGCCGTCCCCGCCTTGGGATCGGCCCCAGCGGGCACGTATCCGCTGTACGTCAACCAGTTCGGAAACCTCTCCCGCGCGCGTTACGAAGGGATCGAGTTAGGAATCAATCGCGCGCCGCCGGTAGGCTTCGGGTATGTTGCGCAAGGCGCTGTTCTCCGTGGTTATGCGCTCGGCGTTCCACCCGGCGGATATCCCGGCAAACCAGGGATCGTGAACGACGTCAACTTCACCGACCAGTCGGTCTCGAACCAGGCGATTCCATACGCGCAGGGCTACGGTGAGATCAGCTATCGCACCGCGAGCAACGCGCTCGTCCTGTTCGGAGCTACGTACTACGGACCGAACAACGACTGGGACTTGCCGGCGGTGTGGTTCTTCAGCGGGTCGCTCCGCTTTCCGATCCACGACAAGTACACGACGTTCCAAATGTCGGTCGACAACCTGTTCAATCGGGACTCCGACCTGTTCCCGACGA
- a CDS encoding EVE domain-containing protein — protein sequence MRFPRSRARREDRPASRFVVTAALGELGPGAPAHARKSAARDEAGRVPRYWLFKSEPEAFSIDDLERDGTTEWSGVRSPQARNLMREMKAGDLGFFYHSSVQPPGIVGICEVVAEAHPDSTQWNKKSEYYDGSSKRDDPKWWCVDVRFVRKLPRMIPIDELRAIPALAFMPLLRRGQRLSVQPVSPQEWERILDLVDL from the coding sequence ATGCGGTTTCCCCGCTCGCGCGCCCGGCGAGAGGACAGACCAGCGTCAAGATTTGTTGTCACGGCGGCGCTGGGTGAGCTCGGGCCGGGCGCACCGGCGCACGCCCGGAAAAGCGCCGCACGCGACGAAGCCGGCCGTGTGCCGAGGTACTGGCTGTTCAAGTCCGAGCCGGAGGCGTTCTCGATCGACGACCTCGAGCGCGACGGGACGACCGAATGGTCCGGCGTGCGCAGCCCGCAGGCGCGCAACCTCATGCGCGAGATGAAAGCCGGCGATCTCGGCTTCTTCTACCACTCCAGCGTGCAGCCGCCGGGGATCGTCGGCATTTGCGAGGTCGTCGCCGAGGCGCATCCCGACTCGACGCAGTGGAACAAGAAAAGCGAGTACTACGACGGCAGCTCGAAACGCGACGATCCGAAGTGGTGGTGCGTCGACGTGCGCTTCGTGCGCAAGCTGCCGCGGATGATTCCGATCGACGAACTGCGCGCGATTCCCGCACTCGCCTTCATGCCGCTGCTGCGCCGCGGGCAGCGCCTCTCGGTGCAGCCCGTCTCACCGCAAGAGTGGGAGCGGATCCTAGATCTGGTCGACCTCTAG
- the ppk1 gene encoding polyphosphate kinase 1 yields MLSGSQVGAQLRPPSLAVPTALDDPSLYINRETSWLEFNDRVLEEALDERNPLLERLKFIAIYGTNLDEFFMIRIAGLMQQLAAEVHKRSDDGHTPEEQLDMVSARLRRSLATMADCLQNQLFPALERHGIRILAVDQLDVETTRATRRYFEERVFPVLTPLAIDKAHPFPYISNLSISLAVELEETTPDGPISYFARVKVPGKLPRFVPIDSAPKGQRWFVMLEDIIAHNLESLFPGLRVKDSYLFRVTRDADLDLQEDEADDLLRAIESELRRRRFGEPVRLEVEPAMPEPLREQVLKALELDRTDCYEVDGMMGTADLWALVNLDYPELHDPPFTPAIPKRLIGQTDIFAAIREGDLLLHHPFESFDPVVQFVKQAANDPDVLAIKQTLYRTSGNSPVVAALADAAEDGKQVAALIELKARFDEENNIHWARTLERVGVHVIYGVAGLKTHAKVTLVVRNEPDGIRRYMHFGTGNYNDRTARTYTDLSLFTCRADLGADASQLFNALTGFSKADHYEQLMVAPVGLRPGFEELIDRETAHAEAGRPCGIVAKLNAISDAGVVQRLYRASRAGVPVDLIVRGMCVLRPGVPGVSETIRVRSIVGRFLEHSRTFVFTNGGEREVYIGSADWMGRNLDRRVESVVPVLDPLLRDLICNEILDVYLADNVKARVLRSDGTYERRTVLPGELPVDAQQILLKRYQAV; encoded by the coding sequence ATGCTCTCCGGTTCGCAGGTCGGCGCCCAGCTCCGCCCACCGTCTCTCGCCGTGCCGACCGCCCTCGACGACCCCTCGCTCTACATCAACCGCGAGACGTCGTGGCTCGAGTTCAACGACCGGGTCCTCGAAGAGGCGCTCGACGAGCGCAACCCGCTGCTCGAGCGGCTCAAGTTCATCGCGATCTACGGGACCAACCTCGACGAGTTCTTCATGATCCGCATCGCCGGACTCATGCAGCAGCTGGCGGCCGAGGTCCACAAGCGCTCCGACGACGGCCACACCCCGGAAGAGCAACTTGACATGGTAAGCGCGCGGCTGCGCCGTTCGCTCGCGACCATGGCGGACTGCCTGCAGAACCAGCTCTTTCCGGCCCTGGAGCGGCACGGCATCCGCATCCTCGCCGTCGATCAGCTCGACGTCGAGACGACGCGCGCGACGCGCCGCTACTTCGAGGAGCGCGTCTTCCCGGTGCTCACGCCGCTGGCGATCGACAAGGCGCATCCGTTCCCGTACATCTCGAACCTCTCGATCTCGCTCGCCGTCGAGCTGGAGGAGACTACGCCGGACGGCCCGATCAGCTACTTCGCGCGGGTGAAGGTGCCGGGCAAGCTTCCGCGCTTCGTCCCGATCGACTCTGCGCCCAAGGGCCAGCGCTGGTTCGTGATGCTCGAGGACATCATCGCGCACAACCTGGAGTCGCTCTTCCCGGGGCTGCGGGTGAAGGACTCGTACCTGTTCCGGGTCACCCGCGACGCGGACCTCGACTTGCAGGAAGACGAAGCCGACGATCTGCTGCGCGCGATCGAGTCGGAATTGCGCCGGCGCCGCTTCGGCGAGCCGGTGCGGCTCGAGGTCGAGCCGGCGATGCCGGAGCCGCTGCGCGAGCAGGTGCTCAAGGCGCTCGAGCTCGACCGCACCGACTGCTACGAAGTCGACGGGATGATGGGCACTGCCGATCTGTGGGCGCTGGTGAACCTGGACTATCCCGAGCTGCACGATCCGCCGTTCACGCCCGCGATCCCGAAGCGGCTGATCGGGCAGACCGACATCTTCGCGGCGATTCGCGAGGGCGATCTGCTCCTGCACCATCCGTTCGAGTCGTTCGACCCGGTCGTGCAGTTCGTCAAGCAGGCCGCGAACGATCCGGACGTGCTCGCGATCAAGCAGACGCTGTACCGCACCTCCGGAAACTCGCCGGTCGTCGCGGCGCTGGCGGACGCGGCGGAGGACGGCAAGCAGGTCGCCGCGCTCATCGAGCTCAAGGCGCGCTTCGACGAAGAGAACAACATCCACTGGGCGCGCACGCTGGAGCGCGTCGGCGTGCACGTGATCTACGGTGTCGCCGGGTTGAAGACGCACGCGAAGGTGACGCTCGTCGTGCGCAACGAGCCGGACGGGATCCGGCGCTACATGCACTTCGGGACCGGCAACTACAACGACCGGACGGCGCGCACGTACACCGATCTTTCCCTGTTCACGTGCCGCGCCGACCTCGGCGCGGACGCCTCGCAGCTCTTCAACGCGCTGACCGGCTTCTCGAAGGCCGACCACTACGAGCAGCTGATGGTCGCCCCGGTGGGCTTGCGCCCGGGGTTCGAAGAGCTGATCGACCGCGAGACCGCGCACGCGGAAGCGGGCCGGCCGTGCGGGATCGTCGCGAAGCTCAACGCGATCAGCGACGCGGGGGTCGTGCAGCGGCTCTACCGCGCCTCGCGCGCCGGCGTCCCGGTCGACTTGATCGTGCGCGGCATGTGCGTGCTGCGCCCGGGCGTCCCCGGCGTGAGCGAGACGATCCGCGTGCGCAGCATCGTCGGGCGCTTCCTGGAGCACTCGCGCACGTTCGTGTTCACCAACGGCGGCGAGCGCGAGGTCTACATCGGAAGCGCCGACTGGATGGGCCGCAACCTCGACCGCCGCGTCGAAAGCGTCGTCCCGGTGCTCGACCCGTTGTTGCGCGACCTGATCTGCAACGAGATCCTCGACGTCTACTTGGCCGACAACGTCAAAGCGCGCGTGCTGCGCTCCGACGGCACGTACGAGCGCCGCACGGTGCTCCCAGGCGAGCTCCCGGTCGACGCGCAGCAGATTCTGCTCAAACGCTACCAGGCGGTGTAA
- a CDS encoding ABC transporter permease subunit: MSADFIAHLGTHVALAGSALVLAAAIGIPLAGLAADRALPRGVLLALAGGFRVVPSLAILTLALPLLGLGFRPALLALVVLALPPILVNTDVGLRAVPRATLEAARGTGMTERQVGLRVRWPLALPVVAVGVRTATVEVIASATLAAFIGGGGLGDYIVGGLQTANPSELFLGAVSVAVLALLADAALGYAQRRLAV; this comes from the coding sequence GTGAGCGCGGACTTCATCGCCCACCTCGGCACACACGTGGCGCTGGCAGGTTCGGCGCTCGTCCTGGCAGCCGCGATCGGCATCCCGCTCGCCGGGCTCGCGGCCGACCGCGCGCTTCCGCGCGGCGTGCTGCTCGCGCTGGCGGGCGGCTTCCGGGTCGTCCCCTCGCTCGCGATCCTGACCTTGGCGCTCCCGCTGCTCGGGCTGGGATTCCGGCCCGCGCTCCTCGCGCTGGTCGTGCTGGCCCTGCCGCCGATCCTCGTCAACACCGACGTCGGCCTGCGCGCGGTCCCGCGCGCGACGCTCGAGGCGGCGCGCGGCACCGGGATGACCGAACGGCAGGTCGGGCTGCGCGTGCGCTGGCCGCTCGCGCTCCCGGTCGTCGCGGTCGGCGTGCGCACCGCGACGGTCGAAGTGATCGCCTCGGCGACGCTCGCGGCGTTCATCGGCGGCGGCGGGCTGGGCGACTACATCGTCGGCGGCTTGCAGACCGCCAACCCCTCCGAGCTGTTCCTGGGCGCCGTCTCGGTCGCCGTGCTCGCACTCCTCGCCGACGCCGCGCTCGGGTACGCGCAGCGCAGGCTCGCCGTCTGA
- a CDS encoding quaternary ammonium transporter: MLSRARALTLLAAAPLVASCGSGNAAVKVGSKNFTEELILGEIYAQRLEQTGQQVTRKLNLGTTDIAMAALKRGEIDLYPEYTGTALLNVLHLPPTGDPQRAFDTVKSAYAKQFGLVWLDRSPFNDTQAMATTQKVAGYYALGRLSDLAAKANELRLGAVPEFLTRADGLPGLQKKYGGFKFKQTKIVDNGLKYEALERGDVDVIIAFSTEGRLKADSLVVLEDDKHVFPVYNAAPVVRKAVLDANSAIAGPLNKLAPLLTNDVMQNLNLQVDGPQKREPADVARDFLKSNGLA; encoded by the coding sequence ATGCTCTCGCGCGCCCGCGCGCTCACGCTGCTCGCCGCCGCGCCGCTCGTCGCTTCTTGCGGCAGCGGAAACGCCGCCGTCAAGGTGGGGTCGAAGAACTTCACCGAGGAGCTGATCCTCGGCGAGATCTACGCGCAGCGTCTCGAGCAGACCGGACAGCAGGTGACGCGCAAGCTCAACCTCGGCACGACCGACATCGCGATGGCGGCGCTGAAGCGCGGCGAGATCGACCTGTATCCGGAGTACACCGGCACCGCGCTGCTGAACGTGCTGCACTTGCCGCCGACCGGTGACCCGCAGCGCGCGTTCGACACCGTGAAGAGCGCGTACGCGAAGCAGTTCGGGCTGGTGTGGCTCGACCGCTCGCCCTTCAACGACACGCAGGCGATGGCGACGACGCAGAAAGTCGCCGGCTACTACGCGCTCGGCCGGCTCAGCGATCTGGCGGCGAAGGCGAACGAGCTCCGGCTCGGCGCGGTGCCGGAGTTCCTCACCCGCGCCGACGGGCTCCCCGGCCTGCAGAAAAAATATGGCGGTTTCAAGTTCAAGCAGACGAAGATCGTCGACAACGGCTTGAAGTACGAGGCGCTCGAGCGCGGCGACGTCGACGTGATCATCGCCTTCTCCACCGAAGGCCGGCTCAAGGCCGACAGCTTGGTGGTGCTCGAGGACGACAAGCACGTTTTCCCGGTCTACAACGCGGCGCCGGTCGTGCGCAAAGCGGTGCTCGACGCGAACTCCGCGATCGCGGGCCCGCTGAACAAGCTCGCGCCGCTGCTGACGAACGACGTGATGCAGAATCTGAACCTGCAGGTCGACGGCCCGCAGAAGCGCGAGCCGGCCGACGTGGCGCGTGACTTCCTCAAGTCGAACGGGCTCGCCTGA
- a CDS encoding ATP-binding cassette domain-containing protein, with the protein MRTLAVRYPNARVPAVHDVDLTIEAGEFTVLLGPSGCGKSTLLRTINRLVEPTAGTVLIDGVDARARDPVELRRGIGYVIQAVGLFPHYTVAENVGVVPRLLGWPKPQIGARVDELLRLIRLEPATYRNRKPRELSGGEAQRVGVARALAARPRVLLMDEPFAAVDAIVRASLQDEIARVHRELRTTVVFVTHDVDEALRLADRIVVMNAGRVVQTGPPDEILEHPADAFVRELVGVDPQTRRLVLERPLIER; encoded by the coding sequence CTGCGCACGCTCGCCGTCCGCTATCCGAACGCGCGCGTTCCCGCCGTCCACGACGTCGACCTGACGATCGAAGCCGGCGAGTTCACCGTGCTCCTCGGCCCCTCCGGCTGCGGCAAGAGCACCCTGCTGCGCACGATCAACCGGCTCGTCGAGCCGACGGCCGGAACGGTGCTGATCGACGGCGTCGACGCGCGCGCGCGCGATCCCGTGGAGCTGCGGCGCGGAATCGGTTACGTGATCCAAGCCGTCGGTCTGTTTCCGCACTACACCGTCGCCGAGAACGTCGGCGTGGTGCCGCGGCTGCTCGGCTGGCCGAAGCCGCAGATCGGCGCGCGCGTCGACGAGCTGCTGCGGCTGATCCGGCTCGAGCCCGCGACCTACCGGAACCGTAAGCCGCGCGAGCTCTCCGGCGGCGAGGCGCAGCGTGTCGGCGTCGCGCGTGCGCTCGCGGCACGCCCGCGCGTGCTGCTGATGGACGAGCCGTTCGCCGCGGTCGACGCGATCGTACGCGCTTCACTGCAGGACGAGATCGCGCGCGTTCACCGCGAGCTGCGCACGACGGTCGTGTTCGTCACCCACGACGTCGACGAGGCGCTGCGCCTGGCCGACCGCATCGTGGTGATGAACGCAGGCCGCGTGGTGCAGACCGGTCCGCCCGACGAGATTCTCGAGCATCCCGCCGACGCGTTCGTGCGCGAGCTGGTCGGCGTCGATCCGCAGACGCGCCGGCTCGTCCTCGAGCGTCCGCTCATCGAGCGGTGA
- a CDS encoding ABC transporter permease, which translates to MTYLASHPARVGALLGEHVVLVAVALAIALVIALPLGVLAARNARAAGAILGVAGVLYTIPSLALLAILVTVLGLGKPTAIVALVVYAQMILIRAVVAALRGVDPALVDAARGIGFTARQTLLRVELPAGLPVMLGGVRVAAVSLVALATVAAWINAGGLGALLFEGISTNNPAKIFAGALAAALLAIAADVALRGAERAVRT; encoded by the coding sequence ATGACGTACCTCGCCTCGCACCCCGCGCGCGTGGGCGCGCTGCTCGGCGAGCACGTGGTGCTGGTCGCCGTCGCGCTCGCGATCGCGCTCGTCATCGCCTTGCCGCTCGGCGTGCTGGCGGCGCGCAATGCGCGCGCGGCCGGCGCGATCCTCGGAGTCGCCGGCGTGCTCTACACGATTCCGAGCCTCGCGCTGCTGGCGATCCTGGTCACCGTGCTGGGGCTCGGCAAGCCGACCGCGATCGTGGCGCTCGTCGTCTACGCGCAGATGATCTTGATTCGCGCCGTCGTCGCGGCGTTGCGGGGCGTCGATCCGGCGCTCGTCGACGCGGCGCGCGGGATCGGCTTCACCGCGCGCCAGACGCTGCTGCGGGTCGAGCTTCCGGCGGGATTGCCGGTGATGCTCGGCGGCGTGCGCGTCGCCGCGGTCTCCCTCGTCGCGCTCGCGACCGTCGCGGCCTGGATCAACGCGGGCGGCCTCGGCGCGCTGCTCTTCGAAGGGATCAGCACGAACAACCCCGCGAAAATCTTCGCCGGCGCGCTCGCCGCGGCGCTCCTCGCGATCGCCGCCGACGTCGCGCTGCGCGGCGCCGAGCGCGCGGTTCGAACCTGA
- a CDS encoding gamma-glutamylcyclotransferase codes for MRRREDRTGTRLFGYGTFRRTAWRDAILGAEYPAQPATLRGYRRIACASGYLSLRPTLFDVGLIHGVLIELDEAGWRVADAWEEVPKYVATPVTVNSMNGPVDALTYLCANDDGATPVDDDRFALLTDAEVENSIEFFGKQMRHIRRSFESS; via the coding sequence ATGCGGCGCCGGGAAGACCGCACCGGGACGCGGCTCTTCGGCTACGGCACGTTCCGCCGCACCGCCTGGCGCGACGCGATCCTCGGCGCGGAGTACCCCGCGCAGCCGGCGACGCTGCGCGGCTACCGCCGGATCGCGTGCGCGTCCGGTTACCTCTCGCTGCGGCCGACGCTGTTCGACGTCGGCTTGATCCACGGCGTGCTGATCGAGCTCGACGAAGCCGGCTGGCGCGTCGCCGACGCGTGGGAAGAGGTCCCGAAATACGTCGCCACGCCGGTCACCGTGAACTCGATGAACGGCCCGGTCGACGCGCTGACGTATCTGTGCGCGAACGACGACGGCGCCACGCCGGTCGACGATGATCGCTTCGCGCTGCTCACCGACGCCGAAGTCGAAAACTCGATCGAGTTCTTCGGAAAGCAGATGCGCCACATTCGGCGCAGCTTCGAATCGAGCTAA
- the egtD gene encoding L-histidine N(alpha)-methyltransferase, whose protein sequence is MTSATSRGFSDRFVLHRDPHPARVASFAEDVRAGLGTRPLSLSAKYFYDDLGSALFEAITRLPEYYLTRVERDLLATYGREIVGSLDGPLELVELGSGSAVKTRLLIDAILERQPALTYHPVDISAEAVTESSLALAGAYERLRIIAYASDYFPALREKRLVTHGRVLALFLGSNIGNFEPAEARELLRLLAAARHPGDGLLLGYDLKKDPTILELAYDDPTGVTAAFNKNLLARMNRELGADFDLCAFRFRARWNEESGAVESFLVSEREQRVRVPASKLTVDFAAGETIHTESSYKFTREEIVALGADCGFKEKKTYTDAAGRYALSLLTVV, encoded by the coding sequence ATGACTTCGGCGACCTCACGGGGATTCTCCGACCGCTTCGTCCTGCACCGCGACCCGCATCCGGCCCGCGTCGCCTCGTTCGCCGAGGACGTCCGCGCCGGGCTGGGGACGCGGCCGCTCAGCCTGTCGGCAAAGTATTTCTACGACGATCTTGGCTCCGCGTTGTTCGAGGCGATCACCCGGCTGCCGGAATACTACCTGACCCGGGTTGAGCGCGATCTGCTCGCGACCTACGGCCGCGAGATCGTCGGCTCGCTCGACGGCCCGCTCGAGCTCGTCGAGCTGGGCAGCGGCAGCGCGGTCAAGACACGGCTGCTGATCGACGCGATCCTCGAGCGCCAGCCGGCGCTCACGTACCATCCCGTCGATATCTCGGCCGAAGCGGTGACCGAGTCGTCGCTTGCACTTGCGGGCGCGTACGAGCGGCTGCGGATCATCGCGTACGCGAGCGACTATTTCCCCGCGCTGCGTGAGAAGCGGCTGGTGACGCACGGCCGCGTGCTGGCGCTGTTCCTCGGCTCGAACATCGGGAACTTCGAGCCGGCCGAAGCGCGCGAGCTGCTGCGATTGCTCGCGGCGGCGCGACATCCCGGTGACGGGCTGCTGCTCGGCTACGATCTCAAGAAAGACCCGACCATCCTGGAGCTCGCGTACGACGATCCGACCGGCGTCACGGCCGCCTTCAACAAGAACCTGCTCGCGCGAATGAACCGCGAGCTGGGCGCGGACTTCGATCTGTGCGCGTTCCGGTTCCGCGCCCGCTGGAACGAAGAGAGCGGGGCGGTGGAGTCGTTCCTGGTGAGCGAGCGCGAGCAGCGCGTGCGCGTTCCCGCCTCGAAGCTGACGGTCGACTTCGCCGCCGGCGAGACGATTCACACCGAGTCTTCGTACAAGTTCACCCGCGAAGAGATCGTCGCGCTCGGCGCCGACTGCGGCTTCAAAGAGAAGAAGACGTACACCGACGCCGCGGGACGTTACGCGCTCTCGCTGCTGACCGTCGTTTAG
- a CDS encoding lytic transglycosylase domain-containing protein, with amino-acid sequence MRGLRLVMDAGRRAPLSVKVAREAMRANPRIGAADALSLATEVLEQAHGHKLSAPFLAATLLQESAFDPGAISSAGAVGIAQFTGPTAEEYGVDPWEPHSAIAGAAQLLSAYVEQYRGREEDPYALALSAYDAGPGAVSRYRGVPPYPETREYIADVRDRWSRIVGR; translated from the coding sequence ATGCGAGGGCTGCGCCTGGTGATGGACGCGGGCCGCAGAGCGCCGCTCAGCGTGAAGGTCGCGCGCGAGGCGATGCGGGCGAACCCGCGCATAGGCGCGGCCGACGCGCTCTCGCTCGCCACCGAGGTCCTCGAGCAAGCGCACGGGCACAAGCTCTCCGCACCGTTCCTGGCCGCGACGCTGCTTCAGGAATCGGCCTTCGATCCCGGCGCGATCTCCTCGGCAGGCGCGGTCGGCATCGCGCAGTTCACCGGCCCGACCGCTGAAGAGTACGGCGTCGATCCGTGGGAGCCGCACTCCGCCATCGCCGGCGCCGCGCAGCTGCTCTCGGCGTATGTCGAGCAATACCGTGGACGCGAAGAAGATCCGTACGCGCTCGCGCTTTCGGCGTACGACGCAGGCCCGGGCGCGGTCTCGCGCTATCGCGGCGTCCCGCCGTATCCGGAGACGCGCGAGTACATCGCCGACGTGCGCGACCGCTGGTCGCGAATCGTCGGCCGTTGA